One window of the Carnobacterium maltaromaticum DSM 20342 genome contains the following:
- a CDS encoding glutamate-5-semialdehyde dehydrogenase: MDTLIQLGEQAKKASRYQAQASTQEKNAALRTMSAALLAHSAEIIAANHWDIEQAQANGIPEPMIDRLLLTKERIQDMADGILEIAELPDPIGEVNGMWKNEAGLMIGQQRVPLGVIGIIYESRPNVTTDAGALCFKSGNAVILRGGKEAIHSNQILVTILQDALATTAFPPAAIQLVTDTSRETARELMRLNRYLDVLIPRGGARLIQTVLETATVPVIETGTGNCHVYVDSAAQLKMATDIIVNGKCTRPSVCNALETLVIHEAVAAEFLPVIEKALVEYNVELRADERALALLETAIPATESDWETEFSDFILAVKVVDSLDEAIQHINHYSTGHSEAIVTDNYFHGQQFHREIDSAAVYINASTRFTDGFEFGFGAEIGISTQKLHARGPMGLTELTSTKYIIFGEGQIR; encoded by the coding sequence ATGGACACATTAATTCAGCTTGGAGAGCAAGCTAAAAAAGCTTCTCGTTATCAAGCACAAGCCAGTACACAAGAAAAAAATGCAGCTTTAAGAACAATGAGCGCAGCTTTACTGGCGCATAGCGCTGAAATTATTGCAGCAAACCATTGGGATATCGAACAAGCTCAGGCAAATGGGATTCCTGAACCGATGATTGATCGTCTCCTTTTAACTAAAGAACGCATTCAAGACATGGCAGACGGTATTTTAGAAATTGCTGAATTACCTGATCCAATCGGTGAAGTTAATGGCATGTGGAAAAATGAAGCTGGTTTAATGATTGGCCAACAAAGAGTGCCTTTAGGAGTGATTGGGATTATTTATGAATCTCGTCCTAATGTGACAACGGATGCTGGTGCACTTTGCTTTAAATCTGGCAATGCTGTTATTTTGCGAGGTGGTAAAGAAGCGATTCACTCCAACCAAATCTTAGTAACAATCTTACAAGATGCTTTAGCAACTACTGCTTTCCCACCAGCAGCAATTCAATTAGTGACAGATACCTCTAGGGAAACTGCTCGTGAATTGATGCGCCTAAATCGATATCTAGATGTCTTAATTCCACGCGGCGGTGCTCGTCTAATTCAAACGGTTTTAGAAACAGCAACCGTTCCTGTGATTGAAACAGGAACCGGAAACTGCCATGTATATGTAGATTCTGCTGCTCAGTTAAAAATGGCAACGGATATTATTGTGAATGGAAAATGCACTCGCCCTTCTGTTTGTAACGCTTTGGAAACTTTGGTGATTCATGAAGCTGTAGCGGCTGAATTTTTACCAGTGATTGAAAAAGCTTTAGTCGAATATAATGTCGAATTACGTGCCGATGAACGAGCATTAGCTCTTTTAGAAACAGCTATTCCTGCTACTGAAAGTGATTGGGAAACTGAATTTTCTGATTTTATTTTAGCTGTTAAGGTAGTTGATTCTCTTGATGAAGCGATTCAACATATTAATCATTATAGTACGGGTCATTCAGAAGCGATTGTCACAGATAACTATTTCCATGGTCAACAATTTCATCGTGAAATTGATTCGGCTGCTGTTTATATCAATGCTTCGACACGCTTTACAGACGGTTTTGAGTTTGGTTTTGGTGCCGAAATTGGCATCAGTACACAAAAACTTCATGCCAGAGGACCAATGGGACTAACAGAACTTACTTCAACAAAATATATTATTTTTGGTGAAGGTCAAATTAGATAA